GATTAAAGAGTGCAGTAAAGAGCTAATAAAGAAAGGATTCTCGTAATCACACTGTCAGTATTTTTAATATTTTTATTCACTTTGTTAATTTCTTTTTTTACTAACTCATAATACTTGCTATTTCTAACTTTATTTAGAAGTTTATAAAGTAATTTGCCCATCCGAATTAATGAAAATGGCAATAAAACAAACATTATACCTACAACATAATTTATTTTTTCCCTTATTATACCATATATTAACAAAATAAACCATTCAATAGCATCTAATATTGATGGAAAACCTAATATCCTTAATATACCCTCAATAATCACCATACTAATTGCTCCAATAATAAAATACTCATACCATTTGAGATTATTTTTTTCCATTGAACCCCACCAAATTCTTCTTTAAAAATTTTATAATATTGCGTCTTTAAAATTTAAAAATACTACAGTAAATTATATATGCAACACTTATTTTAATCTAAATACCTAAAAATCCTATCATGGTGATTGAATGGAAAAGGATATTTACGAAAAGGTTATGGATTTAGCAAAAAGAAGAGGTTATTTATGGAGTTCATTTGAAATCTATGGAGGAATTGCAGGATTTGTTGATTATGGACCATTAGGAGCGATATTAAAAAATAACGTAATAAACACGTGGAGAAAATACTACCTAATTAAAGAAGGGTTTTATGAGATTGATAGTCCAACAGTAACACCTTATGAGGTTTTAAAAGCATCTGGGCACGTTGACAACTTCACAGACCCAATTGTTGAATGTAAGAATTGTTTAGAATCATTTAGAGCAGACCATATTATTGAGGAGGCGGTTGATGTAAATACTGAAGGGAAAACATTGGAGGAATTAAGCCAATTGATAAAAGAACATAACATCAGATGTCCAAAATGTGGTGGGGAATTTGGAGAGGTTAAAAAGTTTAACTTAATGTTCGTCACATCCATAGGACCTGGAGGAAAAAGAACAGGTTATATGAGACCAGAAACAGCACAGGGAATATTCATTCAATTTAGGAGATTGGCTCAATTTTTCAGGAATAAATTGCCGTTTGGAGTTGTGCAGATAGGTAAATCATACAGAAATGAGATATCCCCAAGGCAGGGAGTTATTAGGTTGAGGGAATTTACACAGGCAGAGGCAGAGTTCTTTGTCCATCCAAAGATAAAGAAACATGAAAGGTTTAAAGAAGTTGAGGATGAGATTGTCCCACTATTACCAGCAGATAGGCAAATGGATGAGAACTTAAAAGATGAGGAGAAGGTTATTAAAATCACATTAAAAGAGGCAGTTGAGAAAGGTATTATAAGACATGAGACAATTGCCTACTTCATTGCATTAACAAAGAAATTCTTATTGGATATT
The Methanotorris formicicus Mc-S-70 genome window above contains:
- the glyS gene encoding glycine--tRNA ligase, giving the protein MEKDIYEKVMDLAKRRGYLWSSFEIYGGIAGFVDYGPLGAILKNNVINTWRKYYLIKEGFYEIDSPTVTPYEVLKASGHVDNFTDPIVECKNCLESFRADHIIEEAVDVNTEGKTLEELSQLIKEHNIRCPKCGGEFGEVKKFNLMFVTSIGPGGKRTGYMRPETAQGIFIQFRRLAQFFRNKLPFGVVQIGKSYRNEISPRQGVIRLREFTQAEAEFFVHPKIKKHERFKEVEDEIVPLLPADRQMDENLKDEEKVIKITLKEAVEKGIIRHETIAYFIALTKKFLLDIGIDESKLRFRQHLPNEMAHYAIDCWDAEIYTERFGWIECVGIADRTDYDLKAHMNHSGVDLRVFVEFDEPKEVETHEVELNYKVVGKIFKKEMKLVEEALKNMDNDDLKKLVNALNEEGKYVLKVDGKEFEILSNYVKINKVKKKIMGEKVLPHVIEPSYGIDRITYCLLEHAYKEEEDRAYLNLKPSIAPVKVGVFPLVNKEEMPEIAKKIKDMLRENGIIAEYDDSGAIGRRYMRMDEIGTPFCITVDGDTLKDNTVTVRERNTREQVRVKIDELVDYIKSRLKE